The Leptolyngbya sp. CCY15150 genome contains a region encoding:
- a CDS encoding SPOR domain-containing protein, which produces MPNSLLSNLNRDSDGGSDSQDAVLHPLLQAALLGLDTELDQELARYRRQRSLKSGRSPRRVQRPMHEPQERTPLPALAAGTAALAGVQSRQTAAPEQAIDPTPAALATPGNHHLDTPVPDDYMESSEELLRSLADEAPPAQPTYEPDEDEPGLMASLLTPLGIGSMLLLLLSSATLGYVILNPSLVGLPSLGQWGDRTTAEGVVSPSTQGGIPNPNLAEEEFVDLGLDTLSTLPRTGQPSQPSPPSANAAAPAPSANAPTAAPTAAPTTTSTALTTQLQPALTPEVVEPSPSVESDSSDVVYVPDPEPVAVTPAAPVQPPAPEPAYTPAPAPAPAETAAAPSTAPSNYYYVVTDYSGDRSLEDARQAVGDAYVRNFPEAGAQVQFGAFSDPERAEALLDELSNQGISAEIYQP; this is translated from the coding sequence ATGCCGAATTCCTTGCTTTCTAACCTCAATCGGGATTCTGACGGCGGATCAGATTCTCAGGATGCTGTTTTACACCCTCTATTACAAGCTGCCCTGCTGGGTTTAGATACCGAGTTAGATCAAGAATTAGCGCGCTATCGACGGCAGCGATCGCTTAAATCCGGGCGATCGCCGCGCCGTGTCCAGCGTCCTATGCATGAACCGCAAGAGCGCACCCCATTGCCAGCGTTAGCAGCCGGAACAGCAGCCCTAGCTGGGGTACAGTCACGGCAGACTGCAGCGCCGGAGCAGGCGATCGATCCTACCCCGGCTGCTTTAGCAACGCCTGGCAACCACCATCTAGACACTCCCGTTCCCGATGATTACATGGAGTCGTCTGAAGAGCTGCTGCGTAGCTTGGCAGACGAAGCACCGCCGGCTCAGCCGACCTATGAACCGGACGAAGACGAGCCTGGCCTGATGGCTAGCTTGTTGACTCCGCTGGGAATTGGGTCAATGCTCTTACTCTTACTCTCTAGCGCCACTCTCGGCTACGTCATTCTCAATCCCTCGCTGGTGGGGTTGCCCAGTCTAGGACAGTGGGGCGATCGCACCACGGCGGAAGGTGTTGTATCGCCATCGACCCAGGGTGGAATCCCCAATCCCAACCTAGCGGAGGAGGAATTTGTGGACTTGGGGTTAGATACCCTCAGCACCCTGCCACGCACAGGACAACCTTCCCAGCCATCGCCACCCTCAGCAAATGCGGCGGCCCCTGCTCCAAGCGCTAATGCTCCAACGGCAGCTCCAACGGCAGCTCCAACCACCACCTCCACAGCTCTTACAACCCAGTTGCAACCTGCCTTAACGCCAGAGGTCGTTGAACCCAGTCCTTCCGTTGAATCAGATTCCTCGGATGTCGTCTACGTTCCTGATCCAGAGCCGGTGGCAGTGACACCGGCTGCACCCGTTCAGCCCCCGGCTCCCGAGCCAGCCTATACGCCAGCCCCTGCACCAGCCCCTGCCGAGACTGCAGCAGCACCTTCAACAGCACCGTCTAACTATTACTATGTGGTGACAGACTACAGCGGCGATCGCAGTTTGGAGGATGCTCGCCAAGCCGTGGGAGATGCCTATGTGCGCAACTTCCCAGAGGCAGGAGCCCAGGTGCAGTTTGGGGCCTTTAGCGACCCAGAGCGCGCTGAAGCCTTGCTCGATGAGCTATCTAACCAAGGGATTTCGGCTGAGATTTATCAACCCTAG
- a CDS encoding PspA/IM30 family protein, producing the protein MGFFQRVGRVIRANLNSLVSQAEDPEKILEQAVNDMQNDLIEMRQGVAQAIATQKRTERQHSQAQSTADEWYQRAQLALQKGDENLAREALSRRKTYQETADSLGRQLPQQQAVVDNLRQNMMSLERKISDAKTKKDMYIARARSAKASQQLNDMLGRVGTTGAMQAFERMEERVHELEARSEAVAELGKDDLESRFSALEGSSVDDDLAAMKAELSGRSPQSLPASPAAHTPEIDHELEELRSKVDNS; encoded by the coding sequence ATGGGATTTTTTCAACGAGTCGGCCGGGTGATTCGAGCTAACCTCAATTCCTTAGTGAGTCAAGCCGAAGACCCTGAAAAGATTCTAGAGCAAGCCGTAAACGACATGCAAAATGATCTGATCGAGATGCGCCAGGGCGTGGCCCAAGCGATCGCGACTCAGAAACGCACGGAACGGCAGCATAGTCAGGCCCAGTCTACGGCGGATGAGTGGTACCAGCGGGCCCAGTTAGCGCTGCAAAAAGGGGATGAAAACCTAGCTCGCGAAGCCCTCAGCCGCCGCAAGACCTATCAGGAAACGGCTGATAGCCTCGGTCGTCAGCTTCCTCAGCAGCAAGCCGTCGTTGATAATCTGCGCCAGAACATGATGAGTCTAGAGCGCAAGATTTCGGATGCAAAAACCAAGAAGGATATGTACATTGCCCGAGCGCGATCGGCTAAGGCATCGCAACAGCTCAATGACATGCTGGGTCGGGTGGGCACCACTGGAGCCATGCAGGCCTTTGAGCGCATGGAAGAACGGGTGCATGAGCTAGAAGCTCGATCGGAAGCCGTAGCGGAGCTAGGGAAGGATGATCTAGAAAGTCGGTTCTCTGCCTTGGAGGGTAGTAGTGTCGATGATGATCTGGCAGCGATGAAAGCAGAGTTAAGCGGGCGATCGCCCCAGAGTTTGCCCGCCAGTCCTGCGGCCCACACGCCAGAGATTGACCACGAGCTAGAAGAGCTGCGATCGAAGGTTGATAATTCCTGA
- a CDS encoding YccF domain-containing protein, with protein MSLLGNIIWLIFGGLIAAIGYIVGGLVICLTIIGIPFGLQVIKIGFASLTPFGKEVVVSDKANSPLRIIFDIIWLVLFGWEIAIAHLVSALILAITIIGLPFAKQHFKLVIVALLPFGRDLR; from the coding sequence ATGAGCTTACTTGGCAATATAATTTGGTTGATTTTTGGCGGCTTGATTGCTGCGATTGGCTACATTGTGGGCGGGCTTGTTATCTGCCTGACCATCATTGGCATTCCCTTTGGCCTGCAGGTGATCAAAATAGGATTTGCCTCCCTCACACCCTTCGGCAAAGAGGTGGTGGTGTCAGACAAGGCCAACAGTCCCTTACGCATCATCTTCGACATTATTTGGCTGGTGCTCTTCGGCTGGGAAATTGCCATCGCCCATCTCGTCTCCGCCCTGATCCTGGCGATTACGATCATTGGTCTACCTTTCGCCAAGCAGCACTTCAAGCTTGTGATTGTGGCGCTGCTGCCCTTCGGCCGTGATTTGCGCTAA
- a CDS encoding lipase family protein: MKNRFLPVLFTAALCLTATGAIASPTSSANPEPVLLAQDSSPSQAPAAPLPLSPHWLIAISSALLAIVAIGVASQYYEQQRWKRVEFIRSIIKEFENKPSIGYVLSIIDFEEFRELPLKLPGRSDHIFFEPKDIRLRRALVSHNETILRKHEVESLKDIDSDRYKQELKEYLIELTLRSWFDDFLNGFCNFEYYIKSKLISAEELRPYIIYWIRVIGDREYRREGASGFYEQLFTYIHKSGYTDVQKLFERYGYRILPTPYRPTDFSDEFATSDAKRALTLGKAAYLVYSDERYIREVLTQWGANLGVDFHYIDDPGSETQGIIFRINGTIVLSFRGTQKLRDWQTNIKIKLRKFAGKSKMETMDTEIVSLLKSDIVFQENAKVHRGFQHAWDSVAPQVVNIILRWRRVEPNATLWVTGHSLGGALATLAAAALQDTGITVNGLYTFGQPRVGDWAFQRQFDKVLGDRTFRYVNNNDIVPSVPPPILPWTFPRVYRHTGHKYYFDVKGNLTKNPDFVTRLVDGVLGYAIGTLEQGFEGINDHRMEMYVAHLQKAREAEKVVQELQKEEEADQASA, from the coding sequence ATGAAAAATCGCTTCCTTCCGGTTTTGTTTACGGCGGCCCTTTGCCTCACGGCTACGGGGGCGATCGCTTCCCCAACCTCCTCAGCCAATCCTGAGCCGGTGCTGCTGGCCCAAGACTCCTCTCCTTCTCAGGCACCTGCCGCCCCCTTGCCGTTGAGCCCCCATTGGTTGATTGCCATCAGCAGCGCGCTCCTAGCGATCGTTGCCATTGGGGTTGCCAGTCAGTATTACGAACAGCAGCGCTGGAAACGGGTTGAGTTTATTCGCAGCATCATTAAAGAATTTGAGAACAAGCCATCCATTGGCTACGTCCTTTCTATTATCGACTTTGAGGAATTCCGGGAACTGCCGCTAAAGCTGCCAGGACGTTCAGACCACATTTTTTTCGAACCCAAAGACATTCGCCTGCGCCGGGCCTTGGTGTCTCACAACGAAACCATTCTGCGCAAGCACGAGGTAGAAAGCCTTAAAGACATTGATAGCGATCGCTACAAGCAGGAGCTTAAGGAATACCTGATTGAGCTCACCCTGCGCAGTTGGTTTGATGACTTCTTAAATGGGTTCTGCAACTTCGAGTACTACATCAAATCCAAGTTAATTTCTGCCGAAGAATTACGTCCCTACATTATTTACTGGATTCGCGTGATTGGCGATCGCGAATATCGCCGGGAAGGGGCATCGGGGTTCTATGAACAGTTATTTACCTACATTCATAAGTCCGGCTATACCGACGTTCAAAAACTTTTTGAGCGGTATGGCTATCGAATTTTGCCCACCCCCTACCGCCCTACAGACTTCAGCGACGAGTTTGCGACATCCGACGCCAAACGCGCCCTCACCCTCGGCAAGGCTGCCTACCTGGTCTACTCGGATGAACGCTATATCCGCGAGGTGTTGACCCAGTGGGGAGCCAACCTTGGCGTAGATTTTCACTACATTGACGACCCAGGTAGCGAGACCCAAGGCATTATCTTCCGCATCAATGGCACCATTGTTCTAAGCTTTCGCGGCACCCAAAAACTGCGGGACTGGCAAACCAATATCAAAATCAAACTGCGGAAGTTTGCCGGTAAGAGCAAAATGGAAACTATGGATACCGAAATCGTTAGCCTCCTGAAAAGCGACATTGTTTTTCAGGAGAATGCTAAGGTTCACCGAGGGTTTCAACATGCCTGGGACAGCGTTGCTCCCCAAGTGGTCAACATCATTTTGCGCTGGCGACGGGTAGAACCTAACGCCACCCTTTGGGTGACAGGGCACAGTCTGGGAGGGGCACTGGCGACCCTGGCAGCAGCGGCTCTACAAGATACGGGGATCACAGTCAACGGCCTCTATACCTTTGGGCAACCTAGGGTAGGCGATTGGGCCTTCCAGCGCCAGTTTGACAAGGTCTTGGGCGATCGCACCTTCCGGTATGTAAACAATAATGATATTGTGCCATCGGTGCCGCCGCCCATCTTGCCATGGACGTTTCCTCGTGTTTATCGCCACACTGGCCATAAGTATTACTTTGACGTGAAGGGCAACTTGACGAAGAACCCTGATTTTGTAACGCGTCTGGTTGATGGAGTTTTAGGCTACGCGATCGGCACCCTAGAACAGGGGTTTGAAGGCATTAACGATCACCGCATGGAAATGTATGTAGCTCATTTGCAAAAAGCTAGAGAAGCCGAGAAAGTTGTGCAAGAACTCCAAAAAGAAGAGGAAGCCGACCAAGCTTCCGCTTAG
- a CDS encoding GAF domain-containing hybrid sensor histidine kinase/response regulator — MVSHSDFMDHAPIVSLDLFEQCQLLLQKMAKQLDQATVVSDRHCSTAQRQAVPDIDQFVILVSPAFSAMVLGQQDGTRDVDQPPRLKTAFSFEPEAIAAFLKRLAIDAPLDDRKAIAASQLLTLIDTIQPNAATVQSHFTTQLLALMSQGVSVPNVSLCDLRHHSLGADDPSSVEVSALYPTVCQPVEVALRQQVEQERLLNQVISQIRQSLELPVILETAVAQVRQFLAVDRLIIYQFESLNQPTRPAHLEQASQDANSAATTTRYTSFGSYVTYEARSQDDIPSLHHLTNDYCSAQIPYLRDRYQQGIPLSVDDIEQTYDQEPEMLAFLQEAQVKSKLAAPIVVHDQFWGLLVAHQCQYQRRWQTSEVTFLQQIAEHLAIAIGQAQLYAQLQQQKDLLEQGVIERTRDLRDAMLAAQTANQAKSEFLSAMSHELRTPLTSIIGMSTTLQRWLADELTPRQCKHLQTIHDSGQHLLELINDILDLSQLEAGHLVLKCGPCSLSNIAQQSMRIVEEQARLKQIDLTLDLRLNPSTETITADPLRLQQVLLNLLSNAVKFTSEGGQIILSVFRDERIATFQVKDTGIGIAEDQQPLLFQKFQQLDTSYNRHYSGTGLGLALTKNLVELHGGSITVESTLGVGSIFTVRLPVRRSTNLRLATPSIPASPKALRARHNLGPMVLIENHEESANLVCDMLTAAGYQVVWIVEGSRAVEQIEILRPNAVILNVDVPDTNGYDLIRQLRQNPSTKRLKLVAMGQLSEAEGIQTCVALGADDYLPKPLHPNQVLQKITALMAIKTA, encoded by the coding sequence ATGGTTAGTCACTCTGATTTTATGGATCACGCGCCGATCGTATCGCTGGACTTGTTCGAGCAGTGTCAGCTGTTGCTGCAGAAAATGGCGAAACAGCTTGATCAGGCGACGGTGGTGAGCGATCGCCATTGTTCAACAGCTCAGCGTCAGGCCGTGCCAGATATCGATCAGTTTGTGATTCTCGTCTCGCCAGCCTTCAGCGCCATGGTGCTTGGCCAACAGGATGGCACCCGTGACGTGGATCAGCCTCCCAGGCTGAAGACAGCTTTTAGCTTCGAGCCCGAGGCGATCGCCGCATTTCTCAAGCGCTTAGCTATAGATGCACCCCTGGATGACCGTAAGGCGATCGCTGCCTCTCAGCTCTTAACCCTGATTGACACAATCCAGCCCAACGCTGCGACCGTCCAAAGTCACTTCACCACCCAGCTCCTTGCCTTGATGAGTCAGGGTGTTTCAGTTCCCAATGTATCCCTGTGCGATCTGCGCCATCACAGCCTCGGGGCGGATGATCCCAGTTCGGTAGAGGTATCGGCTCTCTATCCCACCGTTTGCCAACCGGTGGAAGTGGCGTTGCGGCAGCAGGTGGAACAGGAGCGCTTGCTCAACCAGGTGATCTCCCAAATCCGCCAAAGTCTAGAGCTGCCCGTCATTTTGGAAACAGCCGTGGCGCAGGTGCGGCAGTTTTTGGCCGTGGATCGCCTGATTATTTATCAGTTTGAATCCCTCAATCAGCCGACTCGTCCAGCCCATCTAGAGCAGGCTTCCCAAGACGCTAACTCCGCTGCCACAACGACTCGCTACACGTCTTTTGGTAGCTATGTTACCTATGAAGCGCGCTCCCAGGATGATATCCCTTCCCTGCATCATTTAACCAACGACTATTGTTCTGCCCAAATTCCCTACCTGCGCGATCGCTACCAGCAGGGTATTCCCCTATCGGTGGACGATATTGAACAAACCTATGATCAAGAACCGGAGATGCTGGCCTTCTTGCAGGAAGCCCAGGTCAAATCTAAACTAGCTGCTCCGATTGTGGTTCATGATCAATTTTGGGGCCTGTTGGTGGCCCATCAATGCCAATATCAGCGCCGTTGGCAAACGAGTGAAGTGACGTTTCTGCAGCAAATTGCCGAACATTTAGCGATCGCCATTGGCCAGGCTCAGCTCTACGCTCAACTGCAGCAACAAAAAGACCTGCTAGAGCAAGGGGTGATTGAACGCACCCGCGACCTCCGTGATGCCATGCTGGCTGCCCAAACCGCCAACCAAGCTAAAAGCGAGTTTTTGTCGGCCATGAGCCACGAACTGCGCACCCCGCTGACCAGCATTATCGGCATGTCCACCACCCTACAGCGCTGGCTAGCTGATGAACTCACGCCCCGGCAGTGCAAGCATTTGCAAACGATTCATGACAGTGGCCAGCATTTGCTGGAGTTGATCAACGATATTTTGGATCTATCGCAACTGGAAGCCGGTCACCTGGTGCTCAAATGCGGGCCCTGTTCTTTGTCCAACATTGCCCAGCAGAGTATGCGGATTGTGGAAGAACAGGCCAGGCTCAAACAAATTGATCTCACCCTAGATCTACGCCTCAACCCATCCACTGAGACGATTACCGCCGATCCGTTGCGGCTGCAGCAAGTGCTTTTAAACCTGCTGAGCAATGCCGTCAAATTCACCTCCGAGGGCGGGCAGATTATTCTCTCGGTCTTTCGAGACGAGCGCATCGCCACCTTTCAGGTGAAAGACACGGGCATTGGCATCGCAGAGGATCAACAGCCGCTGCTGTTCCAAAAATTTCAGCAATTAGACACCTCCTACAACCGGCACTATAGCGGCACGGGGTTGGGTTTAGCCCTGACGAAAAATCTAGTGGAGCTCCATGGCGGCAGCATCACCGTGGAATCCACCCTCGGTGTGGGCTCAATTTTTACCGTGCGGCTGCCGGTGCGACGATCGACCAACCTGCGGCTGGCGACCCCTTCTATTCCAGCCTCCCCGAAGGCGCTGCGGGCTCGCCATAATTTAGGGCCGATGGTGCTGATTGAAAACCATGAAGAGAGTGCCAACCTCGTCTGCGACATGCTGACAGCGGCCGGCTATCAGGTGGTCTGGATTGTGGAAGGATCGCGGGCGGTGGAGCAAATTGAAATTCTGCGCCCCAATGCGGTGATTCTTAATGTTGATGTGCCGGATACCAACGGCTATGACCTAATTCGCCAACTGCGGCAAAATCCTAGCACCAAACGGCTGAAACTCGTAGCTATGGGGCAACTCAGCGAAGCGGAAGGCATTCAGACCTGTGTGGCGCTCGGGGCGGATGACTACTTACCGAAACCGCTGCATCCCAATCAGGTGCTGCAAAAAATTACGGCGCTCATGGCCATCAAAACCGCTTGA
- the argC gene encoding N-acetyl-gamma-glutamyl-phosphate reductase: MGDAERISVGIVGASGYGGVQLVRLLFDHPKLDLVYLGGDSTAGKPFSDLYPHLGHAITQSIEAIDLDQIADRCQVVFLSLPNGIACDLAPRLLERGCRVLDLSADYRFFDLDTYQTWYGKERSDRSVAETAVYGLPELYRSQIAQARLVGCPGCYPTASLLALSPLLKQGLVSPETAIIDAKSGTSGGGRQAKTNMLLAEADNSLGAYGVARHRHTPEIEQICSDLAGHEVMVQFTPHLIPMARGILATVYATMRDPGLVREDLSTIYQAFYRSSPWVKILPSGVYPQTKWACGTNLCYIGIEVDQRTGRVIVMSAIDNLLKGQAGQALQCLNIMMGWDETLGLPKLCFYP; encoded by the coding sequence ATGGGTGACGCGGAACGGATATCAGTGGGGATTGTGGGTGCCTCGGGCTATGGCGGTGTGCAGTTGGTACGGCTTCTATTCGACCATCCCAAGCTTGATCTGGTGTACTTAGGCGGCGATAGTACAGCCGGAAAGCCCTTTTCTGACCTCTACCCCCACTTGGGGCACGCCATCACCCAGTCTATTGAGGCGATCGATCTCGATCAAATTGCCGATCGCTGCCAGGTGGTGTTCCTATCTCTCCCCAATGGCATTGCCTGTGATTTAGCGCCCCGCCTATTGGAGCGGGGCTGTCGGGTGCTAGATCTATCCGCAGATTACCGATTTTTTGACCTGGATACCTATCAAACTTGGTATGGCAAAGAAAGGAGCGATCGCTCTGTGGCGGAAACGGCGGTGTATGGATTGCCCGAGCTGTACCGTAGCCAAATTGCCCAAGCTCGCCTCGTCGGCTGTCCCGGCTGTTATCCCACCGCTAGCCTGCTGGCCCTATCGCCGTTGCTGAAGCAAGGTTTGGTATCCCCCGAAACGGCCATTATTGACGCTAAATCGGGAACCTCCGGCGGTGGCCGCCAGGCTAAAACCAATATGTTGCTAGCCGAAGCCGACAATAGTTTGGGTGCCTACGGCGTGGCCCGCCATCGCCATACCCCCGAAATTGAGCAGATTTGTAGCGATCTGGCGGGTCATGAGGTGATGGTGCAGTTTACGCCCCACTTGATTCCCATGGCGCGGGGTATTTTGGCCACCGTCTATGCCACCATGCGCGATCCGGGGCTGGTGCGGGAGGATTTATCCACGATTTACCAAGCTTTTTACCGCTCTTCTCCCTGGGTGAAGATCTTGCCCAGCGGCGTCTATCCCCAAACCAAGTGGGCCTGTGGCACCAACCTGTGCTACATCGGCATTGAAGTCGATCAACGCACTGGACGGGTGATTGTCATGTCGGCTATTGATAATTTGCTGAAAGGTCAGGCCGGCCAAGCTTTACAATGTCTAAATATTATGATGGGGTGGGACGAAACCCTAGGACTACCGAAGCTTTGCTTTTATCCTTAG
- the rbsK gene encoding ribokinase translates to MKSVVVFGSLNMDLVTRCDRFPQPGETLVGRDFTTVPGGKGANQAVAAARLGVPTDLIGRVGQDDMGRSLLANLQQAGVGCQGVAVDRDSSSGVAAIAVDGRGENQIVIVPGANGRVDTTDLQRLATYLPQAGVLLLQLEVPLPAVVSAAQMARDLGVRVMLDPAPAQALPADLLPLLHCITPNQVEAEQLVGFPVGDRASAQRAGEVLVERGVAIAIVKLGRQGAIAVTTDQVWVQPAFSVPVVDTVAAGDAFNGGLATAMVQGLPLPEALRWATAIAALSVAQPGAQPSMPTRSTVEAFLADPPPTIQSLA, encoded by the coding sequence GTGAAATCTGTGGTGGTATTTGGCAGTCTCAATATGGATCTGGTGACCCGCTGCGATCGCTTTCCTCAACCGGGAGAAACTTTGGTGGGCAGAGACTTCACCACCGTGCCAGGGGGCAAGGGAGCCAACCAAGCTGTGGCGGCGGCGCGGTTGGGTGTACCAACAGACTTGATAGGACGGGTCGGCCAGGATGATATGGGGCGATCGCTGCTGGCAAACCTTCAGCAGGCCGGGGTGGGTTGTCAGGGGGTGGCGGTGGATCGTGACAGTTCGTCAGGCGTGGCGGCGATCGCGGTGGATGGTCGGGGCGAAAATCAGATTGTGATTGTGCCGGGCGCGAATGGCCGGGTTGATACGACCGATCTACAGCGCTTGGCGACCTATCTACCCCAGGCAGGTGTGCTGCTGTTGCAGCTCGAAGTTCCTCTACCGGCCGTGGTATCAGCAGCCCAGATGGCCCGCGATCTGGGCGTACGGGTGATGCTCGATCCAGCTCCCGCCCAAGCGCTGCCGGCCGATCTCTTGCCCCTGCTCCATTGCATCACGCCCAATCAGGTGGAAGCAGAGCAACTGGTGGGGTTTCCGGTGGGCGATCGCGCTTCAGCGCAGCGGGCCGGTGAGGTGTTGGTGGAGCGGGGGGTGGCGATCGCCATTGTGAAATTGGGACGTCAGGGGGCGATCGCGGTGACGACCGATCAGGTCTGGGTGCAGCCGGCCTTCTCGGTACCCGTGGTGGATACGGTGGCGGCGGGGGATGCCTTTAACGGCGGTCTGGCGACGGCCATGGTGCAGGGACTACCCTTACCTGAGGCACTGCGTTGGGCAACGGCGATCGCCGCCCTATCGGTTGCCCAGCCTGGGGCCCAGCCCTCCATGCCCACCCGATCGACCGTGGAAGCATTTCTGGCCGATCCACCGCCCACAATCCAAAGTCTTGCTTAA
- a CDS encoding BON domain-containing protein has protein sequence MGFLSRILGTGAKTAQSGASSAASSAASSAASSISSGKSLGSQANAAKASSTGSAKADKSPDAIPPERVGLNGEYDDSGLAKRVAQSFDQDAQLDDVETLFVAQTSSTVVLKGTVPSQTILNRMVTVARGVSGATAVDTSQVTVG, from the coding sequence ATGGGATTTTTAAGTCGAATTTTGGGGACTGGAGCAAAAACAGCCCAATCAGGTGCTAGTAGCGCTGCCTCTAGCGCTGCTTCTAGTGCGGCATCGTCCATATCATCAGGCAAGTCGTTGGGTAGCCAAGCCAATGCGGCCAAGGCCAGTAGCACCGGATCTGCCAAGGCAGATAAGTCGCCCGATGCCATTCCCCCAGAGCGCGTCGGGCTCAATGGTGAGTATGACGACAGTGGTCTGGCGAAGCGCGTCGCCCAGTCGTTTGACCAGGATGCGCAACTAGATGATGTAGAGACGCTGTTTGTGGCCCAAACCAGCAGCACGGTGGTTCTGAAGGGAACGGTGCCCAGCCAGACCATCCTCAACCGCATGGTGACGGTCGCTCGGGGGGTAAGCGGGGCTACGGCCGTGGACACCAGCCAGGTAACGGTAGGCTAA
- a CDS encoding N-acetylmannosamine-6-phosphate 2-epimerase: MVQASDWQTILQGGLVVSCQAPATSPLHQPSVIAAMAEAAVLQGAVGVRIDSPAHIEAVRPRISAPMIGLWKQQIPNCDVYITPQIVHANAIAQAGADIIAIDATTRPRPEGETVAALIDHIHHQLHRPVMADVDTLEAAIAAVAAGADCVGTTLYGYTAATQHLKPPGFELLKDLVQHLSVPIICEGGIASPQMARQSLELGATCVVVGTAITGIDLLVQAYCKTLLS, translated from the coding sequence ATGGTTCAGGCTTCCGATTGGCAAACTATCCTACAGGGTGGCTTAGTGGTCTCCTGCCAAGCACCGGCCACCTCTCCCCTTCACCAGCCGTCGGTGATTGCCGCCATGGCGGAAGCCGCTGTTTTACAAGGGGCCGTGGGGGTGCGGATTGATAGCCCCGCCCATATCGAAGCCGTCCGCCCGCGCATCTCCGCGCCAATGATTGGCCTTTGGAAGCAGCAGATTCCCAACTGCGACGTTTATATTACGCCGCAGATTGTTCACGCCAACGCGATCGCCCAGGCAGGAGCCGACATCATTGCCATTGACGCCACCACGCGGCCACGCCCTGAAGGGGAGACGGTGGCTGCTCTGATTGATCACATTCACCATCAATTGCACAGGCCAGTGATGGCCGATGTGGATACCCTAGAGGCAGCGATCGCCGCCGTAGCTGCTGGAGCTGATTGCGTTGGTACCACCCTCTACGGCTATACCGCCGCAACTCAACACCTAAAGCCCCCCGGCTTTGAGTTGCTCAAGGATTTGGTTCAGCATCTCTCCGTACCCATCATCTGTGAAGGCGGCATTGCCTCCCCCCAGATGGCTCGCCAGTCTCTAGAGTTGGGGGCGACCTGTGTGGTGGTGGGCACGGCGATCACCGGCATTGATCTTTTAGTGCAGGCCTATTGCAAGACGCTGCTTTCCTAA
- a CDS encoding pentapeptide repeat-containing protein — protein sequence MNDLEKCYKVLGLRPGATAEDVRQAYKKLAFLWHPDRAPKDEPERVAEAQEKLKELNYARDRLRSHHAHNWHRSRKTTERPAASSAPNPSYSPPPKPSYSPPPYQPPPRPTYQPSPAAQSDAASSQSASYSSYQTPRYAQPSSRPYYHPPQSYYPPPPSYYAAYRPYSQTPTHAYYQPPTPPSPRPNGSGVGQSLKGANLSGRDLQEKDLSGQNLSGANLSGANLSDTFLHKIDLSGANLQGAKLFRANLLQANLRNANLRDTNLIGADLSGADLSGADLTGAKVGFGDQIMVKTVGANLSGTIMPNGSVYH from the coding sequence ATGAACGACCTAGAAAAATGCTACAAGGTTCTGGGGCTGCGCCCAGGCGCAACGGCAGAGGATGTACGGCAAGCCTATAAAAAGCTGGCCTTTTTGTGGCACCCCGATCGCGCTCCCAAGGATGAACCGGAGCGAGTGGCTGAGGCCCAGGAAAAGCTGAAGGAATTGAACTACGCTCGTGATCGGCTGCGATCGCACCATGCCCACAATTGGCATCGGTCAAGAAAGACTACCGAACGGCCCGCCGCCAGCTCTGCACCCAATCCCTCCTATTCTCCGCCGCCTAAGCCCTCCTATTCACCGCCCCCCTACCAGCCACCACCGCGCCCTACCTATCAGCCCAGTCCCGCTGCCCAGTCCGATGCCGCATCCTCTCAGTCGGCATCCTATTCGTCCTACCAAACGCCGCGCTACGCCCAACCCTCCTCCCGCCCTTACTACCATCCACCCCAGTCCTACTACCCACCGCCCCCTAGCTACTACGCGGCCTATCGTCCTTACTCGCAAACGCCGACCCATGCCTACTACCAACCGCCGACCCCACCCTCACCCCGCCCCAATGGCAGTGGCGTTGGGCAGAGCTTAAAGGGGGCAAACCTCAGCGGTCGGGATTTGCAAGAAAAAGATCTGTCTGGTCAAAATTTAAGTGGCGCAAACTTGAGTGGTGCCAACCTCAGCGACACCTTTCTCCACAAAATTGATCTATCTGGAGCGAATTTGCAGGGCGCGAAGCTGTTTCGGGCCAATTTACTTCAGGCCAACCTGCGCAATGCCAATCTGCGGGACACCAATCTGATTGGTGCAGACTTGAGCGGTGCAGACCTAAGTGGCGCAGACCTGACGGGGGCCAAGGTCGGTTTTGGCGACCAGATTATGGTCAAAACCGTCGGCGCAAATCTCAGCGGCACGATCATGCCCAATGGCTCGGTGTATCACTAA